One region of Azoarcus sp. CIB genomic DNA includes:
- the rlmM gene encoding 23S rRNA (cytidine(2498)-2'-O)-methyltransferase RlmM, whose amino-acid sequence MSLTPSPRSGLAANGLLALCRAGFEKEAAAELDEFAAGLGLMGFVRAQPGQAFVVFETPEPIPFTELAERCDWRSLIFARQLLPWFARITDLPERDRATPIVAAVRASGQRFADLLLETPDTDEAKQQSGFCKRFTAPLQRELDKANTFRERAKGLPALHVLFADAHTAWLCAALPGRAALWPMGVPRLRMLREAASRSTLKLAEAFFTLLTEEERNASLRPGLRAVDLGAAPGGWTWQLAHRGLRVTAIDNGPMAPSVMATEMVEHVRADGFTWRPPRPVEWLVCDMVEQPTRIAALVADWIGTGRCRRAIFNLKLPMKKRLEAVEQCRAIIAKRVGPHGPFELRMKHLYHDREEITCYLALRNPGGV is encoded by the coding sequence ATGTCCCTGACCCCGTCGCCGCGATCCGGCCTTGCCGCCAACGGCCTTCTTGCCCTTTGTCGGGCCGGCTTCGAGAAGGAAGCCGCAGCCGAACTCGATGAATTCGCCGCCGGACTCGGGCTGATGGGCTTCGTGCGCGCCCAGCCGGGTCAGGCGTTCGTCGTGTTCGAAACGCCCGAGCCGATTCCGTTCACGGAGCTCGCCGAGCGCTGCGACTGGCGCAGCCTGATCTTCGCCCGCCAGCTCCTGCCCTGGTTCGCGCGCATCACCGACCTGCCCGAGCGCGACCGCGCGACGCCCATCGTCGCCGCGGTGCGTGCGAGCGGCCAGCGCTTCGCCGACCTGCTGCTGGAAACGCCCGACACCGACGAGGCGAAGCAGCAGTCCGGCTTCTGCAAGCGCTTCACGGCGCCGCTGCAGCGCGAGCTCGACAAGGCCAACACCTTCCGCGAACGCGCGAAGGGCCTGCCGGCGCTGCACGTGCTGTTCGCCGACGCCCATACGGCCTGGCTGTGCGCCGCCCTACCGGGACGTGCCGCCCTGTGGCCGATGGGCGTGCCGCGCCTGCGCATGTTGCGCGAGGCGGCAAGCCGGTCGACGCTGAAGCTCGCCGAGGCGTTCTTCACGCTGCTCACCGAGGAGGAACGCAACGCCAGCCTGCGCCCGGGCCTGCGCGCCGTGGACCTCGGCGCCGCGCCCGGCGGGTGGACTTGGCAGCTCGCGCACAGGGGGCTGCGTGTCACGGCGATCGACAACGGCCCGATGGCACCGTCGGTGATGGCAACGGAGATGGTCGAGCACGTGCGTGCGGACGGATTCACGTGGCGACCGCCGCGCCCCGTCGAATGGCTGGTGTGCGACATGGTCGAGCAACCGACGCGCATCGCGGCGCTGGTCGCCGACTGGATCGGTACGGGCCGCTGCCGCAGGGCGATCTTCAATCTCAAACTGCCGATGAAGAAGCGCCTCGAAGCAGTCGAACAGTGCCGCGCAATCATCGCCAAGCGGGTCGGGCCACACGGGCCATTCGAGCTGCGCATGAAGCATCTGTACCACGACCGCGAAGAGATCACCTGCTACCTCGCGCTGCGCAATCCGGGCGGTGTCTGA
- a CDS encoding DEAD/DEAH box helicase, producing the protein MSFADLGLNPELLRAVADTGYTTPTPIQQQAIPVVLSGRDVMGGAQTGTGKTAGFTLPLLQRLSRHASTSTSPARHPVRALILAPTRELAMQVFESVKTYSKYVPLRSTCIYGGVDMKPQIQELRNGVEIVVATPGRLLDHVQQKTIMLNQVEMLVLDEADRMLDMGFIPDIRRILDLLPASRQSLLFSATFSDEIKKLADQMLKEPQLIEVARRNMVSETITHRVHPVSAGLKRNLLAHILRHEPDTQALVFVATKIECGRLAHFLERHGIAADAIHGDKGQAQRTDTLEAFKSGKLRVLVATDVAARGLDIDDLPSVINFELPHTAEDYVHRIGRTGRAGRQGRAVSLVCSEEKHHLAEIEKLIKLQIPQEAVPGFEPEPDFHDAGARGRGRRGPSAKTSDAPREPAPREPAPSARSTAPARNADTRRRGKSTIAADGFDFSKPYEPTTPVAATAASLQPAEAATDKHGAPPRRHVRPIAVLLGGLGRK; encoded by the coding sequence ATGAGCTTCGCCGACCTCGGATTGAATCCCGAGTTGTTACGCGCTGTGGCCGATACCGGCTACACCACCCCTACCCCGATCCAGCAGCAGGCCATCCCTGTCGTGTTGTCCGGCCGCGACGTGATGGGCGGCGCCCAGACGGGCACCGGCAAGACCGCCGGCTTCACGCTGCCCTTGCTGCAGCGCCTTTCCCGCCACGCCAGCACCTCGACGAGCCCAGCGCGCCACCCGGTGCGCGCGTTGATCCTCGCGCCCACGCGCGAGTTGGCGATGCAGGTGTTCGAATCGGTAAAGACTTACAGCAAGTACGTCCCGCTGCGCAGCACCTGCATCTACGGCGGCGTCGACATGAAGCCGCAGATCCAGGAACTGCGCAACGGCGTCGAGATCGTGGTCGCCACGCCCGGACGCCTGCTCGACCATGTGCAGCAGAAGACGATCATGCTGAACCAGGTCGAGATGCTGGTGCTGGACGAGGCCGACCGCATGCTGGACATGGGCTTCATTCCCGACATCCGCCGCATCCTCGATCTGCTGCCGGCCTCGCGCCAGAGCCTGCTGTTCTCGGCGACCTTCTCGGACGAGATCAAGAAGCTCGCCGACCAGATGCTGAAGGAGCCGCAGCTGATCGAGGTCGCGCGCCGCAACATGGTGTCCGAAACGATCACGCACCGCGTGCACCCCGTGTCGGCCGGCCTCAAGCGCAACCTGCTGGCACACATCCTGCGCCACGAACCGGACACCCAGGCGCTGGTGTTCGTCGCAACCAAGATCGAATGCGGACGCCTTGCGCACTTCCTCGAGCGCCACGGTATCGCTGCCGACGCGATCCATGGCGACAAGGGACAGGCGCAGCGCACCGACACGCTCGAGGCGTTCAAGTCGGGCAAGCTGCGGGTGCTGGTGGCGACCGACGTCGCCGCGCGCGGGCTGGACATCGACGACCTGCCTTCGGTGATCAACTTCGAGTTGCCGCACACTGCGGAAGATTACGTGCACCGCATCGGCCGCACGGGCCGAGCGGGCCGCCAGGGCCGCGCGGTGTCGCTGGTGTGCTCCGAGGAGAAGCATCACCTCGCCGAGATCGAGAAGCTGATCAAGCTGCAGATTCCGCAGGAAGCCGTACCGGGCTTCGAGCCCGAACCCGACTTCCATGACGCCGGCGCGCGCGGCAGGGGTCGCCGCGGCCCGTCCGCGAAGACGTCCGATGCACCGCGCGAGCCGGCACCGCGCGAACCGGCACCGAGCGCCCGCAGCACGGCCCCCGCCCGAAACGCCGACACGCGGCGCCGCGGCAAGTCGACGATCGCCGCTGACGGTTTCGATTTCAGCAAGCCCTACGAGCCGACCACTCCCGTCGCAGCGACCGCCGCAAGCCTGCAACCGGCAGAAGCCGCGACCGACAAGCACGGTGCGCCGCCACGCCGTCACGTACGCCCCATCGCGGTCCTGCTGGGCGGACTGGGACGCAAGTAA